A portion of the Ananas comosus cultivar F153 unplaced genomic scaffold, ASM154086v1, whole genome shotgun sequence genome contains these proteins:
- the LOC109704814 gene encoding WRKY transcription factor WRKY51-like, protein MAVDLMGHAKMNEQMVIQEAAAAGIRGMERLILQISHHEEPSPSPSPSSQMQMDCREVTELTVSKFKNLIALLNRTGHARFRRGPPAPPPPPPPPPRPQALTLAPPPPKARTLDFARPAMSSVSAPMSSSSSSFLSSVTAGDGSVSNGGQQQPVGPLALRLVPAGWKPPLSVAPLKRKCDAHAHAHAHAHSEDVAGKYGVNGGRCHCSKRRKLRVRKTIRVPAISAKAADIPADEYSWRKYGQKPIKGSPYPRGYYKCSSLRGCPARKHVERAPDDPSVLIVTYEGEHRHSLNPQHNHNPNLLLLSSRSNNSSPSAPTAPLTIDSFRPA, encoded by the exons ATGGCCGTGGATCTGATGGGGCACGCGAAGATGAACGAGCAGATGGTGATCCaggaggcggcagcggcggggATCCGCGGCATGGAGCGCCTCATCCTGCAGATCTCCCACCATGAGGAGCCATCGCCATCGCCATCGCCATCGTCGCAGATGCAGATGGACTGCAGGGAGGTCACGGAGCTCACCGTTTCCAAGTTCAAGAATCTCATCGCCCTCCTCAACCGCACCGGCCACGCCCGCTTCCGCCGCGGCCCGCCCgcccctccgcctccgcctccgcctccgccgcggccgcAGGCCCTAACCCTGGCTCCGCCTCCGCCTAAAGCCCGAACCCTGGATTTCGCCCGCCCGGCGATGAGCAGCGTGTCGGCGCCGATGTCGTCGTCGAGCTCGTCGTTCCTGTCGTCGGTAACCGCCGGCGACGGCAGCGTCTCGAACGGCGGACAGCAGCAGCCGGTTGGGCCGCTGGCCCTCCGCCTCGTCCCCGCCGGCTGGAAGCCGCCGCTGTCTGTGGCGCCGCTGAAGAGGAAGTGCGacgcccacgcccacgcccacgcccacgcccacTCCGAGGACGTCGCCGGGAAGTACGGGGTCAACGGCGGCCGATGCCACTGCTCCAAGCGGAG GAAGTTGCGGGTGAGGAAGACGATTCGCGTGCCGGCGATAAGCGCGAAGGCGGCGGATATTCCGGCGGACGAGTATTCGTGGCGCAAGTACGGGCAGAAGCCCATCAAGGGATCCCCATACCCCCG GGGATACTACAAGTGCAGCAGCTTGAGGGGGTGCCCCGCGCGGAAGCACGTGGAGAGGGCGCCCGACGACCCTTCCGTGCTCATCGTCACCTACGAGGGCGAACACCGCCACTCCCTAAACCCCCAGCACAACCACAACCcgaacctcctcctcctcagcaGCAGAAGCAACAACAGCTCGCCATCCGCTCCTACTGCGCCTCTCACGATCGACTCCTTTCGCCCCGCCTGA